In a genomic window of Halostella litorea:
- the aglJ gene encoding S-layer glycoprotein N-glycosyltransferase AglJ: MADYGDVCVLIPTLNEAATIGEVIDGFHEQGLDNVLVVDGDSSDDTREIAEARGARVVVQSGSGKGQAVQEGLEYVDSEYVLMLDGDGTYRPEDAPAMLDPLFAGEAEHVIGDRFADMEAGAMTRLNQFGNGIIDRAFHFIHGQSNYDILSGYRAFTRESVELFRLNSEGFGIETELAVECVKHGVEMTEVPISYLARPEDSETNLHPVWDGGTIILTLYRLAKTNNPLFYFGSVGAAGVAAGGALAAYVGVEWITRGISHEVIAVVAAFALLFGVQLIIFGVLSDMIVTLHRDQMHRLQRLESDRKTGRKTAGRAVDPAEPADAERDPEVAAAEREAEPPDR; encoded by the coding sequence ATGGCGGACTACGGGGACGTCTGCGTCCTGATCCCGACGCTGAACGAGGCCGCGACCATCGGGGAGGTGATAGACGGGTTCCACGAACAGGGGCTGGACAACGTCCTCGTCGTCGACGGCGACTCGTCGGACGACACCCGCGAGATAGCCGAGGCTCGCGGCGCTCGCGTGGTCGTCCAGTCCGGCTCCGGGAAGGGCCAGGCCGTCCAGGAGGGACTGGAGTACGTCGACAGCGAGTACGTGCTGATGCTCGACGGCGACGGCACGTACCGCCCGGAGGACGCCCCCGCGATGCTCGACCCCCTGTTCGCCGGCGAGGCCGAACACGTCATCGGCGACCGCTTCGCCGACATGGAGGCCGGCGCGATGACGCGGCTCAACCAGTTCGGCAACGGGATCATCGACCGCGCGTTCCACTTCATCCACGGGCAGTCCAACTACGACATCCTCAGCGGCTACCGGGCGTTCACCCGCGAGTCGGTCGAACTGTTCCGACTCAACTCCGAGGGCTTCGGGATCGAGACGGAACTGGCCGTCGAGTGCGTGAAACACGGCGTCGAGATGACGGAGGTCCCGATCAGCTACCTCGCGCGGCCGGAGGACTCGGAGACGAACCTCCACCCGGTGTGGGACGGCGGGACGATCATCCTGACGCTGTACCGGCTGGCGAAGACGAACAACCCCCTGTTCTACTTCGGGAGCGTCGGGGCGGCCGGCGTCGCCGCCGGCGGCGCGCTCGCGGCGTACGTCGGCGTCGAGTGGATCACCCGCGGGATCAGCCACGAAGTCATCGCCGTCGTCGCCGCGTTCGCCCTGCTGTTCGGGGTCCAGTTGATCATCTTCGGCGTCCTCTCGGACATGATCGTGACGCTCCACCGCGACCAGATGCACCGCCTCCAGCGACTGGAGTCGGACCGCAAGACCGGTCGGAAAACCGCCGGACGCGCGGTCGACCCGGCCGAACCGGCCGACGCGGAGCGCGACCCTGAGGTCGCGGCCGCGGAGCGGGAGGCCGAACCGCCGGACCGCTGA
- a CDS encoding TrmB family transcriptional regulator — MSARDPTDLLERLDLKEYEATALSHLLAAGRSTAPDIAEATGIPKARIYGVLDTLADLGYIKVYPGRPKEYEPKSPATILDRVKENRRQEYERRRREVEDLREEFLAEFRPRYERADDDVSPTAELFYVVDVGDPSESETRKLYADADERVNVITNSFAYFDAVEPAFADAVDRVDVDVLFLHPRHLPDEKRERQAEIVDRIAAEYPEVGIRFSEERLPWRGTFADPSATYDSGKAIFLVEERDVPNHKRQAAITENGSFVAGMQRYFDLVWEHESLAEYPD, encoded by the coding sequence ATGAGCGCGCGCGATCCGACGGACCTCCTCGAACGGCTCGACCTGAAGGAGTACGAGGCGACGGCGCTGTCGCACCTGCTGGCGGCCGGGCGCTCCACCGCGCCGGACATCGCCGAGGCGACGGGCATCCCCAAGGCGCGGATCTACGGCGTGCTGGACACGCTGGCGGACCTGGGGTACATCAAGGTGTACCCGGGCCGCCCTAAGGAGTACGAGCCGAAGTCGCCCGCGACGATCCTCGACCGCGTCAAGGAGAACCGCCGGCAGGAGTACGAGCGCCGCCGCCGGGAGGTCGAGGACCTGCGCGAGGAGTTCCTCGCGGAGTTCCGCCCGCGCTACGAGCGGGCCGACGACGACGTGTCCCCGACCGCGGAGCTGTTCTACGTCGTCGACGTCGGCGACCCCAGCGAGTCCGAGACCCGCAAGCTCTACGCGGACGCCGACGAGCGGGTCAACGTCATCACGAACAGCTTCGCCTACTTCGACGCCGTCGAGCCGGCCTTCGCCGACGCCGTCGACCGCGTCGACGTGGACGTGCTCTTTCTCCACCCCCGCCACCTGCCCGACGAGAAGCGGGAGCGACAGGCGGAGATCGTCGACAGGATCGCCGCCGAGTACCCCGAGGTCGGGATTCGCTTTTCCGAGGAGCGGTTGCCGTGGCGCGGCACGTTCGCCGACCCGAGCGCGACCTACGACTCGGGGAAGGCGATCTTCCTCGTCGAGGAGCGCGACGTGCCGAACCACAAGCGCCAGGCCGCCATCACCGAAAACGGGTCGTTCGTCGCGGGGATGCAGCGGTACTTCGACCTCGTGTGGGAACACGAGAGCCTCGCGGAGTACCCGGACTGA
- a CDS encoding NAD-dependent epimerase/dehydratase family protein, whose protein sequence is MTVLVTGADGYVGWPTALRLARRLDERVVGVDNLARRDWVEDAGSVSAVPVDDPEMRFAVEPNLSFVYADLADRDEVQRLLDVHEPHTVVHAAAQPSAPYSQINGERALYTQRNNLSMNVNLLHGLKDAGLEDTHFIETTTTGVYGAPEFPIPEGGATMENQGERDDVPFPAMGGSWYHVTKSFDNANARLANTQWGQPVSDLRTAIVYGTETAETEELELPTRFDFDYYFGTVVNRFCAQAVAGYPLTVYGKGEQRKPMVGLRDTVESIATLVEDGHAGDGVEVYNQVTRPVAIVELAETIQAVGEEFDLDVEITHVENPREEDEEHKMEMENEEFADLVGEPQSLEAGVRDVLTTLTRHRDRITAREDRFLPEVLLD, encoded by the coding sequence ATGACGGTTCTCGTCACCGGTGCCGACGGCTACGTCGGCTGGCCGACCGCTCTGCGACTGGCGCGGCGACTCGACGAGCGGGTCGTCGGCGTGGACAACCTCGCGCGGCGCGACTGGGTGGAGGACGCGGGCAGCGTCTCCGCCGTCCCGGTCGACGACCCCGAGATGCGGTTCGCGGTGGAACCGAACCTGAGCTTCGTGTACGCCGACCTCGCCGACCGCGACGAGGTACAGCGGCTGCTCGACGTCCACGAGCCCCACACCGTCGTCCACGCGGCGGCCCAGCCCAGCGCGCCGTACTCGCAGATAAACGGCGAGCGCGCGCTGTACACCCAGCGCAACAACCTCTCGATGAACGTCAACCTGCTCCACGGGCTGAAAGACGCCGGGCTGGAGGACACACACTTCATCGAGACGACGACGACGGGCGTCTACGGCGCGCCCGAGTTCCCGATCCCCGAGGGCGGCGCGACGATGGAGAACCAGGGCGAGCGCGACGACGTGCCGTTCCCGGCGATGGGCGGTTCCTGGTACCACGTCACCAAGTCCTTCGACAACGCGAACGCGCGACTGGCGAACACGCAGTGGGGCCAGCCGGTCAGCGACCTCCGGACCGCCATCGTGTACGGCACCGAGACCGCGGAGACGGAGGAACTGGAACTCCCGACGCGGTTCGACTTCGACTACTACTTCGGCACGGTCGTCAACCGCTTCTGCGCGCAGGCGGTCGCGGGCTACCCGCTCACCGTCTACGGCAAGGGCGAGCAGCGCAAGCCGATGGTCGGCCTCCGCGACACCGTCGAGAGCATCGCGACGCTGGTCGAGGACGGCCACGCCGGCGACGGCGTCGAGGTGTACAACCAAGTGACCCGCCCGGTCGCCATCGTCGAACTCGCCGAGACGATACAGGCGGTCGGCGAGGAGTTCGACCTCGACGTCGAGATCACCCACGTCGAGAACCCCCGCGAGGAGGACGAGGAGCACAAGATGGAGATGGAAAACGAGGAGTTCGCGGACCTGGTCGGCGAACCGCAGTCCCTGGAGGCGGGCGTCCGCGACGTACTGACGACGCTGACCCGCCACCGCGACCGCATCACCGCCCGCGAGGACCGCTTCCTGCCGGAGGTGTTGCTCGATTAA
- a CDS encoding NAD-dependent epimerase/dehydratase family protein: protein MNVLVTGGAGYVGSALLPVLSDASHDVRVLDDFSLSSPRNLVDAPPVDFVRGDVRDEAVVREAMENVDAVVHLAAITGAAKTHDIPEKTFDVNLSGTETVLSAAEDEGVDRVVLASSCNVYGETYETDLSEDSPTDPGNPYAESKLAAEEACVDADVEAVALRLATNYGWSPGVRFNLVVNSFAFRAVMDEPLTVYGDGRNWRPFLHVRDTARAFAAALDWPEGRYNVGEDNYRIEDVAATVAEVVGKPVETDYLEDEDPGPSYSVTFERMADRGFEPEFSLREGVRDLTDRFAAGERLSDSAMRGRT, encoded by the coding sequence ATTAACGTCCTCGTCACCGGGGGCGCGGGCTACGTCGGCAGCGCCCTCCTGCCAGTGCTTTCCGACGCGAGCCACGACGTCCGCGTGCTCGACGACTTCTCGCTGTCGTCGCCCCGCAACCTCGTCGACGCCCCGCCCGTGGACTTCGTCCGCGGCGACGTGCGCGACGAGGCCGTCGTCCGGGAGGCGATGGAAAACGTCGACGCCGTGGTCCACCTCGCAGCGATCACGGGCGCGGCCAAGACCCACGACATCCCCGAGAAGACGTTCGACGTGAACCTCAGCGGCACTGAGACGGTACTGTCGGCGGCCGAGGACGAGGGCGTCGACCGGGTCGTGCTCGCCAGCTCCTGTAACGTGTACGGCGAGACCTACGAGACCGACCTGAGCGAGGACTCGCCGACGGACCCCGGCAACCCCTACGCCGAATCGAAGCTCGCCGCCGAGGAGGCCTGCGTCGACGCCGACGTGGAGGCGGTCGCGCTCCGGCTGGCGACCAACTACGGCTGGAGCCCTGGCGTCCGGTTCAACCTCGTCGTCAATTCCTTCGCGTTCCGCGCGGTGATGGACGAGCCGCTGACCGTCTACGGCGACGGCCGGAACTGGCGGCCGTTCCTCCACGTGCGGGACACGGCCCGCGCGTTCGCCGCGGCGCTGGACTGGCCGGAGGGCCGGTACAACGTCGGCGAGGACAACTACCGCATCGAGGACGTCGCCGCGACGGTCGCCGAGGTCGTCGGCAAGCCCGTCGAGACGGACTACCTCGAGGACGAGGACCCCGGCCCCTCCTACAGCGTCACGTTCGAGCGGATGGCCGACCGCGGCTTCGAGCCCGAGTTCTCGCTCCGGGAGGGCGTCCGCGACCTGACCGACAGATTCGCCGCGGGCGAACGCCTTTCAGACTCCGCGATGAGAGGACGTACATGA
- a CDS encoding NAD-dependent epimerase/dehydratase family protein, translating to MTTDMTETHTVGVTGAAGYIGSRVAKVLLAEGHDVVPVDDFSVGDVREIDGRRVEEVDVRDRDAVREAFDGVDAVMHLGAVSGVPDCQENPEHAFDVNVGGTENVAWFCRERGTPLVFPCSMAVLGDPVEFPITADHPRNPLNFYGRSKALSEDDVHQLADGEFPAHVYVKSNLYGHHELDGREIGKNTVINIFVDKALDGEPLTVHEPGTQARDFIHVKDVARAYALSLDELVGSDPGATTFTLASGDDRSILDIAEAVQSIVADERGYEVPIEMVENPRESETEVGDFTVDTSEARAEIGFEAEYDVDRAVREMVR from the coding sequence ATGACAACGGACATGACGGAAACGCACACCGTAGGCGTGACCGGGGCCGCCGGCTACATCGGCTCCCGCGTCGCGAAGGTCCTCCTTGCCGAGGGCCACGACGTGGTGCCGGTCGACGACTTCTCGGTCGGGGACGTACGGGAGATAGACGGCCGCCGCGTCGAGGAGGTCGACGTGCGCGACCGCGACGCCGTCCGCGAGGCGTTCGACGGCGTCGACGCCGTGATGCACCTCGGCGCGGTGAGCGGCGTCCCGGACTGTCAGGAGAATCCGGAACACGCGTTCGACGTGAACGTCGGCGGCACGGAGAACGTCGCCTGGTTCTGCCGCGAGCGGGGGACGCCGCTGGTGTTCCCCTGCAGCATGGCGGTGCTCGGCGACCCCGTCGAGTTCCCAATCACCGCGGACCACCCGCGGAACCCGCTGAACTTCTACGGCCGGAGCAAGGCGCTTTCCGAGGACGACGTCCACCAGCTAGCCGACGGGGAGTTCCCCGCCCACGTGTACGTGAAGTCGAACCTGTACGGCCACCACGAACTTGACGGACGAGAGATAGGAAAGAACACGGTGATAAACATCTTCGTCGACAAGGCGCTGGACGGGGAGCCCCTGACCGTCCACGAGCCAGGGACGCAGGCGCGGGACTTCATCCACGTCAAGGACGTGGCCCGCGCCTACGCGCTCTCGCTGGACGAACTCGTCGGGAGCGACCCCGGCGCGACGACGTTCACGCTTGCCAGCGGCGACGACCGGAGCATCCTCGACATCGCCGAGGCCGTCCAGTCGATCGTCGCGGATGAGCGCGGGTACGAGGTACCGATAGAGATGGTCGAGAACCCCCGCGAGAGCGAGACCGAGGTCGGCGACTTCACCGTCGACACCTCGGAGGCCAGAGCGGAGATCGGCTTCGAGGCGGAGTACGACGTGGACCGCGCGGTCCGGGAGATGGTGCGATGA
- the glmU gene encoding bifunctional sugar-1-phosphate nucleotidylyltransferase/acetyltransferase has translation MKAVVVAAGEGTRMRPLTANRPKPMLPVAGKPMLEHVMDACADAVDGYVLVVGYHAEAIREGVGDEFRGLPVDYVEQDEQLGTAHAIERAEPHVDERFLALNGDVVFDPELVDRLAETGTTTIATMRVDDPTSYGVVGLADGNAGDGEGGFRRATSIVEKPADPPSNLANLGLYAFDPAIFEYIDRTTLSQRGEYEITESLGMLLDDGHEVAVVEHDGRWLDVGRPWELLDATEAALADLEGRIDGEVEDRATLKGPVVVEEGARVRNGAYVEGPAMIQSGADVGPNAYVRGATVIGPDVRVGNAVEVKNSILMAGASAGHLSYVGDSVVGRDANLGAGTTVANLRHDDENVKLTVKGERVDTGRRKLGVVLGDGAKTGINTSLNAGTKLGAGAMTRPGEAVMEDRGDSI, from the coding sequence ATGAAGGCGGTCGTCGTCGCCGCGGGCGAGGGCACGCGGATGCGGCCGCTGACCGCCAACCGGCCGAAGCCGATGCTCCCGGTCGCCGGGAAGCCGATGCTCGAACACGTGATGGACGCCTGCGCGGACGCCGTCGACGGCTACGTGCTGGTCGTCGGCTACCACGCCGAGGCGATCCGCGAGGGCGTCGGCGACGAGTTCCGCGGCCTGCCCGTCGACTACGTCGAGCAGGACGAACAGCTCGGCACCGCCCACGCCATCGAGCGGGCCGAACCGCACGTCGACGAGCGGTTCCTCGCGCTGAACGGCGACGTGGTGTTCGACCCCGAACTGGTCGACCGGCTCGCGGAAACCGGCACCACGACGATCGCAACCATGCGCGTCGACGACCCCACGTCGTACGGCGTCGTCGGGCTGGCCGACGGGAACGCCGGCGACGGGGAGGGCGGCTTCCGCCGCGCGACCAGCATCGTCGAGAAGCCCGCCGATCCGCCGTCGAACCTCGCCAACCTCGGGCTGTACGCCTTCGACCCGGCGATCTTCGAGTACATCGACCGGACGACGCTCAGCCAGCGCGGCGAGTACGAAATCACCGAGTCGCTGGGCATGCTACTGGACGACGGCCACGAGGTCGCCGTCGTCGAACACGACGGCCGCTGGCTCGACGTTGGCCGCCCGTGGGAACTGCTCGACGCGACCGAGGCCGCGCTCGCGGACCTGGAGGGACGGATCGACGGCGAGGTCGAGGACCGCGCGACCCTCAAGGGCCCCGTCGTCGTCGAGGAGGGCGCGCGCGTCCGGAACGGGGCGTACGTCGAGGGGCCGGCGATGATCCAGTCGGGCGCGGACGTCGGCCCGAACGCCTACGTCCGCGGGGCGACGGTGATCGGGCCGGACGTCCGCGTCGGCAACGCCGTCGAGGTGAAGAACTCGATACTGATGGCGGGCGCGTCCGCCGGGCACCTGTCGTACGTCGGCGACTCCGTCGTCGGCCGCGACGCCAACCTCGGCGCGGGGACGACCGTCGCGAACCTCCGGCACGACGATGAGAACGTGAAACTGACCGTGAAGGGCGAGCGCGTCGACACCGGCCGCCGGAAGCTCGGCGTAGTGCTCGGCGACGGCGCGAAGACGGGGATCAACACGAGCCTCAACGCCGGGACGAAGCTCGGGGCGGGCGCGATGACGCGGCCGGGCGAGGCGGTCATGGAGGACCGCGGTGATTCGATATGA
- a CDS encoding sugar phosphate nucleotidyltransferase, whose translation MKAVILAAGEGQRLEPLTNRRPKPMVPIANQPLLEYVIDAVSDAGIDEIVLVVGYKRERIQTYFGDGHRWGVDIEYAVQEKQLGTGHAVLQAEDRVEDEFLVLNGDRIITADLVEQLVETRAETGDTVMGLTRADEPSEYGVVTLDGERVVGVTEKPRAAAAPSDIVNAGVYAFDEAVFDAIRDIDAGPAGELALTSAIEALVDDRDGAVRGVRYRGLWVDVSYLWDVTDVTARVLDATDEPVQRGTTEPGAHVADDVRTGSNTRIGANATVRRGTALGDNVTVGANAVLSNVVAFDDATIGDGAVLRDCVVAENATVGPNSTVPGGPADVIVDGTVYEDVDLGAVIGDNASAGAGVVFDEGTVIGDGTRIGDGVTVSGCVPPDTEVRRG comes from the coding sequence ATGAAAGCAGTCATCCTCGCGGCCGGCGAAGGCCAGCGGCTCGAACCGCTGACCAACCGCCGGCCCAAACCGATGGTACCGATCGCGAACCAGCCGCTGCTGGAGTACGTCATCGATGCGGTGTCCGACGCCGGGATCGACGAGATTGTCCTCGTCGTCGGCTACAAGCGCGAGCGCATCCAGACGTACTTCGGCGACGGCCACCGCTGGGGCGTCGACATCGAGTACGCCGTCCAGGAGAAACAGCTCGGCACCGGCCACGCCGTCCTGCAGGCCGAGGACCGCGTCGAGGACGAGTTCCTCGTGCTCAACGGCGACCGCATCATCACGGCCGACCTGGTCGAGCAACTCGTCGAGACGCGCGCCGAGACCGGCGACACGGTGATGGGACTCACGCGGGCCGACGAGCCGAGCGAGTACGGCGTCGTCACGCTGGACGGCGAGCGCGTCGTCGGGGTAACGGAGAAGCCCCGCGCCGCGGCCGCGCCGTCGGACATCGTCAACGCCGGCGTGTACGCGTTCGACGAGGCGGTGTTCGACGCGATCCGGGATATCGACGCCGGCCCGGCCGGCGAACTGGCGCTCACGTCGGCGATCGAGGCACTCGTCGACGACCGCGACGGGGCCGTCCGGGGCGTCCGCTACCGCGGGCTCTGGGTCGACGTCTCCTACCTGTGGGACGTGACCGATGTCACCGCGCGCGTCCTCGACGCGACAGACGAACCGGTCCAGCGCGGGACGACCGAACCCGGTGCACACGTCGCCGACGACGTGCGGACCGGTTCGAACACGCGGATCGGGGCCAACGCGACGGTCCGCCGCGGGACGGCGCTGGGCGACAACGTCACCGTCGGCGCGAACGCTGTGCTCTCGAACGTCGTCGCCTTCGACGACGCGACGATCGGCGACGGCGCGGTGCTCCGGGACTGCGTCGTCGCGGAGAACGCCACCGTCGGGCCGAACTCGACGGTGCCCGGCGGGCCGGCCGACGTGATCGTCGACGGGACGGTGTACGAGGACGTCGACCTCGGCGCGGTGATCGGCGACAACGCCAGCGCCGGGGCCGGCGTCGTCTTCGACGAGGGGACGGTGATCGGCGACGGGACCCGGATCGGCGACGGCGTGACGGTGTCCGGGTGCGTTCCGCCGGACACGGAGGTGCGGAGGGGATAA
- the glmS gene encoding glutamine--fructose-6-phosphate transaminase (isomerizing), with amino-acid sequence MCGIVGYVGPQSPLSVVATGLKNLEYRGYDSAGVALNDGGIEVYKQEGEIDDLDLPESTDATCGIGHTRWSTHGEPTDANAHPHTDCEGEIAVVHNGIIENYDALKAELDGHRFTSETDTEVIPHLIEEVYDGEDLVGAVQAVLDRLEGSYAFAVTAVGHDGMVAARMDSPLVVGHGEDGNFLASDVTAFLEHTRDVSYVEDGDVVAVDADGVTVYADGGVVERPVRTVDWEAEAAEKGGYDHYMLKEIHEQPRSLRQTLSGRVDAVNGDVDLDVDLPEQYLQSVEEVQIVACGTSYHAGLYAQQLIESLADVRVTVHVASEYDFTGGRDPWRTLVLAVTQSGETADTLSAMREAARAGARTLAVTNTVGSTAAREADDALYIRAGPEIGVAATKTFAAQVTTLSLLSAYLGRERGTLSASEAGDLLENARGLPGAIQQILDVESDIREVAEEFVDGDGFFFVGRKLGCPVALEGALKLKEISYAHAEGFAAGELKHGTLALVTPDTPVLAVLTEGANPRATLNNVKEVESRGAPVVGVTSLGDAEKFLDASFEVPELGRLEPLLANVYLQLFAYHVAKLKGRSIDKPRNLAKSVTVE; translated from the coding sequence ATGTGCGGGATCGTCGGCTACGTCGGCCCGCAGTCGCCCCTCTCGGTCGTCGCGACCGGGCTGAAGAACCTGGAGTACCGCGGCTACGACTCCGCGGGCGTCGCGCTGAACGACGGCGGGATCGAGGTGTACAAACAGGAGGGCGAGATCGACGACCTCGACCTCCCCGAATCGACGGACGCGACCTGCGGGATCGGCCACACGCGCTGGTCGACCCATGGGGAGCCGACCGACGCGAACGCCCACCCCCACACCGACTGCGAGGGGGAGATCGCTGTCGTCCACAACGGGATCATCGAGAACTACGATGCGCTGAAGGCGGAACTGGACGGCCACCGGTTCACCAGCGAGACCGACACAGAGGTCATCCCGCACCTCATCGAGGAGGTGTACGACGGCGAGGACTTGGTCGGCGCGGTGCAGGCCGTCCTCGACCGGCTGGAGGGAAGTTACGCCTTCGCGGTCACCGCGGTCGGCCACGACGGGATGGTCGCCGCCCGGATGGACAGCCCGCTCGTCGTCGGCCACGGCGAGGACGGCAACTTCCTCGCCAGCGACGTGACCGCCTTCCTCGAACACACCCGCGACGTCTCCTACGTCGAGGACGGCGACGTGGTCGCGGTCGACGCCGACGGCGTGACGGTGTACGCCGACGGCGGGGTCGTCGAGCGTCCCGTCCGCACCGTCGACTGGGAGGCCGAGGCCGCCGAGAAGGGCGGCTACGACCACTACATGCTCAAGGAGATCCACGAGCAGCCCCGGTCGCTCCGGCAGACGCTGTCGGGGCGGGTAGACGCGGTCAACGGCGACGTCGACCTCGACGTCGACCTGCCCGAGCAGTACCTCCAGTCCGTCGAGGAGGTCCAGATCGTCGCCTGTGGCACCTCCTACCACGCCGGGCTGTACGCCCAGCAACTGATCGAGTCGCTGGCGGACGTCCGCGTCACGGTCCACGTCGCCAGCGAGTACGACTTCACCGGCGGGCGCGACCCGTGGCGCACGCTCGTCCTCGCGGTCACCCAGAGCGGCGAAACCGCGGACACGCTGTCGGCCATGCGCGAGGCCGCCCGCGCCGGCGCGCGGACGCTCGCCGTGACCAACACCGTCGGCAGCACCGCCGCCCGCGAGGCCGACGACGCGCTGTACATCCGCGCCGGCCCGGAGATCGGCGTCGCCGCGACCAAGACGTTCGCCGCACAGGTGACGACGCTGTCCCTGCTGTCGGCGTACCTCGGGCGCGAGCGCGGCACGCTCTCGGCCAGCGAGGCGGGCGACCTGCTGGAGAACGCCCGGGGGCTTCCCGGCGCGATCCAGCAGATCCTCGACGTGGAGAGCGACATCCGCGAGGTCGCCGAGGAGTTCGTCGACGGCGACGGCTTCTTCTTCGTCGGCCGGAAGCTGGGCTGTCCCGTGGCCCTGGAGGGCGCGCTGAAGCTGAAGGAGATATCCTACGCCCACGCGGAGGGCTTCGCCGCCGGCGAGCTGAAACACGGCACGCTCGCGCTGGTGACGCCCGACACGCCCGTGCTCGCGGTGCTCACCGAGGGCGCGAACCCACGGGCCACGCTCAACAACGTCAAGGAGGTCGAGTCCCGCGGCGCGCCGGTGGTCGGCGTCACGTCGCTGGGCGACGCCGAGAAGTTCCTCGACGCCTCCTTCGAGGTGCCCGAACTCGGTCGGCTGGAGCCGCTGCTGGCGAACGTCTACCTGCAACTGTTCGCCTACCACGTCGCGAAGCTGAAGGGGCGCTCAATCGACAAGCCGCGGAACCTGGCGAAAAGCGTCACGGTGGAGTGA
- the aglM gene encoding UDP-glucose 6-dehydrogenase AglM, with amino-acid sequence MNVSIVGSGYVGTTVAACLADLGHEVVNVDIDEAVVEAINAGDAPIHEAGLAERIERNAGEGLRATTDYDAVVETDLTLLCLPTPSRADGSIDLAVMEAGAEALGEALAAKDGRHAVVTKSTVVPGTTDGVIGPAVAEASGKTVGEDLGLGMNPEFLRMSTAVSDFLEPDKVVFGTEQPWVRDLLAELYAPVTDGVPVVNTGLREAEMIKYANNAMLASKVSLVNELGNVCKELGVDAYDVFDAVGLDDRISDQFLRSGLGWGGSCFPKDVDAVRAVAREQGYEPELLDAVVAVNDLQPRRMVDLLADHVDPEGARVAVLGVAFKPGTDDVRGSRGMDLVGHLRDRGADVVAYDPVATENAREKYPDVTYADSAAAALDGADAAMVATEWPEFDDLDFSGMARKVLIDGRRIDVDENELEVYEGLTW; translated from the coding sequence GTGAACGTCTCCATCGTCGGGAGCGGCTACGTCGGCACCACCGTCGCGGCCTGCCTCGCGGACCTCGGCCACGAGGTCGTGAACGTCGACATCGACGAGGCGGTCGTCGAGGCGATAAACGCCGGCGACGCGCCGATCCACGAGGCGGGGCTGGCCGAGCGGATCGAGCGCAACGCCGGCGAGGGTCTGCGCGCGACGACGGACTACGACGCCGTGGTCGAGACCGACCTCACGCTGCTCTGTCTCCCGACCCCCTCGCGCGCGGACGGCAGCATCGACCTGGCGGTGATGGAGGCCGGCGCGGAGGCGCTCGGCGAGGCGCTGGCCGCGAAGGACGGCCGCCACGCCGTCGTCACCAAGAGCACGGTCGTGCCGGGGACGACCGACGGGGTGATCGGGCCGGCCGTCGCCGAGGCGTCCGGGAAGACCGTCGGGGAGGACCTCGGCCTCGGGATGAACCCCGAGTTCCTGCGGATGAGCACCGCCGTCTCGGACTTCCTCGAACCGGACAAGGTCGTGTTCGGCACGGAGCAGCCGTGGGTCCGGGACCTGCTCGCGGAGCTCTACGCGCCGGTCACCGACGGCGTCCCCGTCGTGAACACGGGGCTGCGCGAGGCCGAGATGATCAAGTACGCCAACAACGCGATGCTGGCGTCGAAGGTGTCGCTGGTGAACGAACTCGGCAACGTCTGCAAGGAACTCGGCGTCGACGCCTACGACGTGTTCGACGCGGTCGGGCTGGACGACCGCATCTCCGACCAGTTCCTCCGCTCCGGGCTCGGCTGGGGCGGCTCCTGCTTCCCGAAGGACGTGGACGCGGTCCGGGCGGTCGCCCGGGAGCAGGGGTACGAGCCCGAACTGCTGGACGCCGTCGTCGCGGTCAACGACCTCCAGCCGCGCCGGATGGTCGACCTGCTCGCGGACCACGTCGACCCGGAGGGCGCTCGCGTGGCCGTCCTCGGCGTCGCGTTCAAGCCCGGCACCGACGACGTGCGGGGCTCCCGCGGGATGGACCTCGTCGGCCACCTCCGGGACCGCGGCGCGGACGTGGTCGCCTACGACCCCGTCGCCACGGAGAACGCCCGCGAGAAGTACCCCGACGTGACCTATGCCGACTCCGCCGCGGCGGCGCTCGACGGCGCAGACGCAGCGATGGTCGCGACCGAGTGGCCGGAGTTCGACGACCTGGACTTCTCGGGGATGGCCCGGAAGGTGCTGATCGACGGCCGTCGGATCGACGTGGACGAGAACGAGCTAGAGGTGTACGAAGGCCTGACCTGGTGA